In a genomic window of Nesterenkonia halotolerans:
- a CDS encoding acyltransferase family protein, producing MSAPRPPTEASARAQGHPGALPGRRYRPELHGLRGLAIAGVVLFHLFGAGRVSGGIDIFLAISGFLFTAMLLREADSTGRIDFLKYFARLARRILAPAALVIGTTTLLGLMILPMTRHSQLVTEARASLLYFENFELIRSQLSYEAAGPETSPFQHFWSLSVQGQFYLIWPAVALIAVWLSRRTRFSPASAMAGLIGLLMAGSFSFALYLQQHSQAEAYLLTQTRIWELGFGGILALLGARLVLPRPVRTAAGWLGLALIISCGFLLDGAALFPGPWALWPLVGLALVMASAARAEDPSDGMPTAQGLLATGIFSRLGDIAYGLYLWHWPLVIFVLELRGDAELSAGDAVFVLGASLLLGWLTYRLLEQPLARRRPTDSAGRSRSKGLVPVALAAGSLVIGGLATTAYVQLTTARDTDGLAMAGVDRQLYPGADIFSANDLGANDPRTNDLGANDLGANDGARDVAIYPELGGISQRVPEYAGRDDCHQPTGNEPGTGEVLVCEDSAEPADPTQTIMLAGGSHAGHWHNAWIMLAERHHWEVLVSTKGGCVFRANDPDQPSLCDDWNDAFPEMLKERSVDLVVTPGTAIPREPGTEQIHDGAQVRWEQITGTGTNLLLLRGTPRQEENVPDCLAQGDDALECAPDYAKFAESNPLTEIDLPDDTYTLDLTDHFCPAQQCSAVIGNVLVYRDSHHLTNEYVETMVPHLERNLRESMPQLFGTQAS from the coding sequence GTGTCTGCGCCGCGTCCTCCAACAGAGGCGTCAGCTCGGGCACAGGGGCACCCGGGCGCCCTCCCCGGGCGGCGCTACCGTCCGGAGCTCCATGGGCTTCGCGGGCTGGCCATCGCCGGAGTGGTCCTGTTCCATCTCTTCGGCGCAGGACGCGTCTCCGGCGGCATCGACATCTTCCTGGCGATCTCCGGCTTCCTGTTCACCGCCATGCTGCTGCGCGAGGCCGATTCCACAGGACGGATCGACTTTCTGAAGTATTTCGCGAGGTTGGCACGCCGGATACTTGCCCCCGCCGCCCTGGTGATCGGAACCACGACCCTCCTGGGCCTCATGATCCTTCCGATGACTCGCCATTCTCAGCTGGTGACCGAGGCCCGCGCCTCGCTGCTCTACTTCGAGAACTTCGAACTCATTCGTTCCCAGCTCTCCTACGAGGCCGCCGGACCTGAGACGAGCCCGTTTCAGCACTTCTGGTCCCTTTCGGTGCAGGGGCAGTTCTATCTGATCTGGCCCGCAGTGGCGCTGATTGCCGTCTGGCTGTCTCGACGCACCCGCTTCTCCCCCGCGTCTGCCATGGCCGGCCTCATCGGACTGCTGATGGCCGGCTCCTTCAGCTTTGCGCTCTACCTCCAGCAGCACAGTCAGGCGGAGGCTTATCTGCTGACCCAGACCAGAATCTGGGAGCTCGGATTCGGCGGGATCCTCGCCCTGCTCGGAGCCAGACTGGTGCTGCCCAGGCCCGTGCGGACCGCCGCAGGCTGGTTGGGCCTCGCCCTGATCATCAGCTGCGGGTTCCTGCTCGACGGCGCTGCCCTGTTCCCAGGCCCGTGGGCGCTCTGGCCGTTGGTGGGGCTGGCCCTGGTGATGGCTTCGGCCGCACGCGCTGAGGACCCGTCGGACGGTATGCCCACTGCCCAGGGCCTGCTCGCCACCGGGATCTTCTCCCGTCTGGGTGATATCGCTTACGGCCTGTATCTCTGGCACTGGCCGCTGGTGATCTTCGTGCTGGAGCTGCGCGGAGACGCGGAGCTCAGCGCAGGCGATGCTGTCTTCGTGCTGGGCGCTTCGCTGCTGCTGGGCTGGCTCACCTACAGGCTCCTTGAGCAGCCCCTCGCCCGCAGACGCCCCACGGACTCCGCAGGTCGCTCCCGGTCCAAAGGCCTCGTACCGGTGGCGCTGGCGGCAGGATCTCTGGTGATCGGCGGACTTGCCACCACTGCTTATGTGCAGCTCACCACGGCCCGCGACACCGACGGACTGGCCATGGCCGGCGTCGACCGGCAGCTCTACCCGGGAGCGGATATCTTCAGCGCCAATGACCTCGGTGCCAACGATCCCCGGACCAACGATCTAGGGGCCAACGATCTAGGGGCCAACGACGGCGCGCGAGACGTTGCGATCTACCCGGAGCTCGGCGGCATCTCGCAGCGTGTCCCGGAATATGCAGGGAGAGACGACTGCCACCAGCCCACCGGCAACGAGCCCGGCACAGGGGAGGTTCTGGTCTGCGAGGACTCCGCGGAGCCCGCAGATCCGACCCAGACCATCATGCTGGCGGGCGGCTCTCATGCCGGTCATTGGCACAACGCCTGGATCATGCTGGCCGAGAGGCACCACTGGGAGGTCCTGGTCTCCACCAAGGGCGGCTGCGTCTTCCGCGCCAACGATCCCGATCAGCCATCCCTGTGCGACGACTGGAACGACGCCTTCCCCGAGATGCTGAAAGAGCGCTCCGTAGACCTCGTGGTCACACCGGGCACGGCGATCCCCCGCGAGCCCGGCACAGAGCAGATCCACGACGGCGCCCAGGTTCGCTGGGAGCAGATCACGGGCACCGGCACGAACCTCCTGTTGCTGCGCGGCACGCCGCGCCAAGAGGAGAATGTGCCGGACTGCCTGGCCCAGGGCGACGATGCTCTCGAGTGCGCACCGGACTACGCGAAGTTTGCCGAGTCCAATCCGCTCACCGAGATCGATCTCCCGGACGACACGTACACCCTGGACCTCACCGATCATTTCTGCCCGGCGCAGCAATGCTCCGCGGTCATCGGCAACGTCCTCGTCTACCGCGACAGCCACCATCTGACCAATGAATATGTCGAAACCATGGTCCCGCATCTCGAGCGGAATCTGCGGGAATCCATGCCGCAGCTGTTCGGCACGCAGGCCAGCTGA
- a CDS encoding glycosyltransferase → MRKLFIGHTRFSVHQYKSGSFKATRQGDGGLFSEKEYTDWLYDEERLAPRTEIFIEESLPQLAASADSCNLVHIVHYSASLPQKYQDLLRDAALEYPFLHLNEAPGMVAPSAPNKKVLNQVLRGRLPEDGVFGIYRLDDDDVLPINFFPRMSPYVVDEHVGWRISFPESLTAIRTQSEYILPWRRYFPKAAAGLVSVHQKTSDGSILGLQTRAPAKGHMKLDTAYPTVLDSREPGFFQARHKSQDSTLGDGESPFFASLIPAAAKKERVAADLLQEYFPFVNRRIRRDIAAASDPLPVDTATPLDSPTGVGVALGSGSSQLLLAELDDAGAGSRTLNVEITVSHGAGVSKAGVKAFMAAADLRSAGGGLYRGSVVFDSDSGYATCVLETPPGCVVDDVRFTSPDPVRMKSLRSYPLA, encoded by the coding sequence ATGCGCAAACTTTTCATCGGGCATACGCGCTTCAGCGTGCATCAGTACAAGTCCGGCAGCTTCAAGGCGACCCGCCAGGGCGATGGGGGTCTCTTCTCGGAGAAGGAATACACGGACTGGCTCTACGACGAGGAACGCCTGGCTCCGCGGACCGAGATCTTCATCGAAGAGAGCCTCCCGCAGCTGGCCGCCTCCGCGGATTCCTGCAACCTCGTGCACATCGTGCACTACTCGGCATCGCTGCCGCAGAAGTACCAGGATCTCCTCCGCGACGCCGCACTGGAGTACCCGTTCCTGCATCTCAATGAAGCTCCGGGGATGGTCGCCCCCAGCGCACCCAATAAGAAGGTGCTCAATCAGGTCCTGCGAGGGCGTCTGCCGGAGGACGGGGTCTTCGGCATCTACCGACTCGACGACGACGACGTGCTGCCGATCAACTTCTTCCCTCGGATGAGCCCCTACGTCGTGGATGAGCACGTCGGGTGGCGTATCTCCTTCCCCGAATCGCTGACAGCCATTCGCACGCAGTCGGAATACATCCTTCCCTGGCGTCGGTACTTTCCCAAGGCCGCTGCCGGGCTCGTGTCAGTCCATCAGAAGACCTCTGACGGTTCGATCCTGGGTCTGCAGACGCGCGCTCCTGCCAAGGGCCATATGAAGCTCGACACCGCATACCCCACCGTGCTGGACTCCCGCGAGCCCGGCTTCTTCCAGGCTCGACACAAGAGTCAGGACAGCACCTTGGGAGACGGCGAGAGCCCCTTCTTCGCGTCCTTGATCCCCGCCGCCGCCAAGAAGGAACGCGTCGCGGCCGATCTGCTCCAGGAGTACTTTCCCTTCGTCAATCGCAGAATCCGCAGAGACATCGCTGCAGCCTCCGATCCCCTGCCTGTCGATACTGCCACGCCCCTGGACTCCCCGACGGGGGTCGGCGTCGCTCTAGGATCTGGAAGCTCTCAGCTTCTCCTGGCAGAACTCGACGACGCCGGTGCGGGTTCGAGGACCCTCAATGTAGAGATCACCGTGAGTCACGGCGCCGGGGTCTCGAAGGCTGGCGTGAAGGCCTTCATGGCCGCCGCCGATCTGCGCAGCGCCGGGGGCGGCCTGTACCGTGGATCGGTGGTGTTCGACAGCGACTCGGGATACGCGACCTGCGTCCTCGAGACACCACCGGGGTGCGTGGTTGACGACGTCCGCTTCACCTCGCCCGACCCAGTCCGCATGAAGTCGCTGCGCTCCTATCCCCTGGCCTGA
- a CDS encoding glycosyltransferase — protein MSRTLVSFPYAGMNPYTNMLYLHARSAGWKILETSQPARVVSHLRRLVPGDVFHVQWNWPLFRNGGTWAEAKEAVDSFCEAVDECMGRGIHLLWTVHNMASHDTEFIELETRFNNFMGSRADVVIQLNDYTETVCRESFTIGNADFVTIPHSSYQGIYPNTVRTDEARAALGVPEDHAVVGFLGQVRPYKGIERLIEVAAQMQESGRQVTVLLAGRPQGGVDREILRLVAQHGLPCVSHFGFVDDKDLQLWFKAADVMVFPYRKVLNSGSAYLSAGFGVPCVLPAEPQFEELFGAEPWVGLFDPEDASALRPVVEAMLDSAEQRRDDAARFARDHLPWSMSSRFLQVLQMLRPRVGAA, from the coding sequence ATGAGCCGGACTCTCGTCTCCTTCCCGTATGCAGGCATGAACCCGTACACGAATATGCTCTACCTGCATGCTCGTTCTGCCGGCTGGAAGATCCTGGAGACCAGTCAGCCTGCTCGAGTGGTGTCCCACCTGCGACGACTGGTTCCTGGTGACGTGTTCCACGTGCAGTGGAACTGGCCGCTGTTCCGCAACGGTGGAACGTGGGCTGAAGCCAAGGAGGCCGTGGACTCCTTCTGTGAGGCCGTGGACGAGTGTATGGGACGCGGCATCCACCTGCTCTGGACCGTCCACAACATGGCCTCCCACGACACGGAGTTCATCGAGCTGGAGACGCGTTTCAACAATTTCATGGGCAGTCGCGCCGACGTGGTGATTCAACTCAACGACTACACGGAGACGGTCTGCCGCGAGAGTTTCACCATCGGCAACGCGGACTTCGTGACCATCCCGCATTCCTCCTATCAGGGGATATATCCCAACACGGTGCGAACCGATGAGGCCAGAGCAGCCCTCGGCGTCCCAGAAGACCACGCCGTGGTGGGTTTTCTGGGGCAGGTGCGTCCCTATAAGGGGATCGAACGACTGATCGAGGTCGCGGCGCAGATGCAGGAATCGGGGCGCCAGGTCACCGTGCTGCTTGCCGGGCGTCCGCAGGGCGGGGTGGATCGCGAGATCCTGCGCCTTGTGGCTCAACACGGACTCCCGTGCGTGAGTCACTTCGGATTTGTCGATGATAAGGATCTGCAGCTCTGGTTCAAAGCTGCGGATGTGATGGTCTTTCCCTACCGCAAGGTGCTCAACTCGGGAAGCGCCTACCTCTCTGCAGGCTTCGGAGTGCCGTGTGTGCTCCCGGCTGAGCCCCAGTTCGAAGAGCTCTTCGGAGCCGAACCCTGGGTTGGACTGTTCGACCCGGAGGACGCTTCGGCGCTTCGTCCAGTCGTCGAAGCGATGCTCGACTCAGCTGAACAGCGCCGAGACGACGCGGCGAGGTTCGCCCGGGATCATCTTCCCTGGTCGATGTCATCCCGTTTTCTGCAGGTGCTGCAGATGCTCCGCCCCCGAGTGGGGGCGGCATGA
- a CDS encoding polysaccharide pyruvyl transferase family protein, giving the protein MSSRTALSSLHETSNADGWVRSQQVHVRLNPELATLTWDVPTAHGLVSLVLRDTGDEHGLLMARGESENLRRILRNELVTDALLKATPHEHHVLEPALPLGESSGAALRLLREWAGRIQAGIIDVDSVERGETMDKNPPLHGFWWDRKANFGDAVGPWLAATLSGRDVVNVRPTKDNPVPAQGRAIALVGSIIHMIGRPDVDIWGAGLMRPLSAKSPLRRLTGIRVHAVRGHLTRNELQAKLGWEVPEVLGDPALLLPRHYTPRPSAHSEQKIAFVPHMSHRPHFKNLDQDTFDIVDVRDDLTIVVDGIANARVCVSTSLHGLIIAQTYGVPWVWLNITDAELGGGEFKFNDFFSTLSGSAPARVDVSREELADLDLEEVARSNALPRLNVDLEALESAFPGARAGSTRPEQRKGLLHRLISRFSRR; this is encoded by the coding sequence ATGTCCTCCCGTACCGCTCTCTCCTCGCTCCACGAAACCTCCAACGCCGATGGGTGGGTGCGCTCGCAACAGGTCCACGTGAGGCTGAACCCCGAGCTCGCGACACTGACCTGGGATGTCCCAACTGCTCACGGCCTCGTGAGCCTGGTGCTGCGCGACACGGGAGACGAACACGGACTGCTCATGGCCCGGGGTGAATCTGAGAATCTCCGGCGCATCCTGCGCAATGAGCTGGTCACCGACGCCCTGCTCAAAGCCACTCCACATGAACATCACGTGCTGGAGCCCGCGCTGCCGCTGGGCGAGTCCTCCGGGGCCGCGCTCAGGCTGCTGCGGGAATGGGCCGGGCGCATCCAGGCAGGGATCATCGACGTGGACTCCGTGGAGCGCGGGGAGACGATGGACAAGAACCCTCCGTTGCACGGCTTCTGGTGGGACCGGAAAGCCAACTTCGGCGATGCCGTGGGTCCGTGGCTGGCTGCCACCCTCTCGGGCCGCGATGTGGTCAATGTGCGTCCGACGAAGGACAATCCCGTGCCCGCGCAGGGCCGCGCCATCGCGCTGGTCGGCTCGATCATCCACATGATCGGTCGGCCCGACGTGGACATCTGGGGAGCCGGTCTGATGAGGCCGCTCTCTGCGAAGTCACCGTTGCGGCGACTGACCGGAATCCGCGTCCATGCAGTGCGCGGGCACCTGACCCGGAATGAACTTCAGGCGAAGCTGGGGTGGGAAGTTCCTGAGGTCCTGGGAGACCCCGCCCTTCTGCTCCCCCGTCACTACACGCCGCGGCCGTCAGCTCACTCGGAGCAGAAGATCGCGTTCGTGCCGCATATGTCGCACCGTCCCCACTTCAAGAATCTCGACCAGGACACCTTCGACATCGTGGACGTCCGCGATGACCTGACGATCGTCGTCGATGGCATCGCGAATGCTCGAGTCTGCGTCTCGACGTCACTCCACGGGTTGATCATCGCTCAGACCTACGGTGTCCCGTGGGTCTGGCTGAACATCACCGATGCCGAATTGGGCGGCGGCGAGTTCAAGTTCAACGACTTCTTCTCCACTTTGAGCGGATCAGCGCCTGCACGCGTGGACGTCTCCCGCGAGGAGCTCGCCGACCTTGACCTCGAAGAGGTGGCACGCAGCAATGCTCTGCCGCGGCTCAATGTCGATCTCGAGGCCCTCGAATCAGCGTTCCCGGGAGCACGAGCCGGTTCCACGAGACCAGAACAGCGCAAGGGGCTCCTTCACCGGCTCATCTCGCGGTTCTCGAGACGCTGA
- a CDS encoding glycosyltransferase family 2 protein — MSLAPKPTGKSPGLTKMQWMALVLFAASAVASVVAAALGWWPVAVLGLVLVAAVLLGVQMFGFSQLTRRMQSRLDRLVTNPRSSSHAAVRSQAAAPREEHASDLVANEVLGQWAKSLRSRPGRLNWFIMLARETRSRGARDVLALCATRGTCRYRDLVKIADQTRLHPGAHEELAKLRRVLWRPGFFALARVLYSQRSSEWDLRNCLTFYELADRLYGLDDVFDGVDRSLYSDLLTWDGQYSRADELLDYAEDNEWRADSQRFLQFNAVNPNVTGVDYKRQEWLTRVNARFADSDLQPLEFPEGQAPSFFNIATTAPVLTEEDLPLVSIIMPIYEPDEATDVAIASLLNQSWSNIEVLIIDDASPATFPDGSPTPYRAQLEAWADRDSRIKLTLCAENRGAYAVRNDAFEVAKGEFVTVADKDDWHHPQKIERQARELIANPAKNANIVNWVRVDEDLKFLVRWGPDRVVHPSFASIMYRREVVKADLGYWDAVRKSADGEYRTRYEITYGEKLVAEDMVPLAFSLLGEGNLTSNDFGLGYRHPDREIYQDAYTAWHEQVQLGASGFLPKNSEDRAWIGPPSFLPDRDKTQVPHYDVIYLSEFGLWGGNSLSLVQEIHASLSAGLRVGVIPLQNGLVPGAARRRMVPELRRLFLEGSVDRLHLQRNVTTDLIVIHWPAIMQLLPSEPSSIQARKLITVANEAPAVLSAVYSGYDVHDVAENCFETFGTRPYWAAQSTIMRQSLAKLVPAREMVPGLWHGVGDPIRRPLTKTFVESRVPVVGRPWDEEELNWPTSSKERKELFPKDGSRTVSIRSQLSALQRQEILSGSQVPEGWIIQDHSVSGFQEYLDEIDFLLIYPAEEWDESIEPSVVEALRAGTVCIASPHLEKEYGDALLYASPSELRQVMKACFNDDSYSAQRERGFAFIAEHRSAAEYLEVLRTHAEAAVEH; from the coding sequence GTGAGTCTTGCTCCCAAACCAACAGGCAAGAGCCCTGGTCTGACGAAGATGCAGTGGATGGCGCTGGTGCTGTTCGCCGCCTCCGCCGTCGCATCGGTGGTGGCTGCGGCGTTGGGCTGGTGGCCGGTCGCCGTGCTCGGACTGGTGCTGGTCGCCGCTGTTCTGCTCGGTGTGCAGATGTTCGGGTTCAGCCAACTCACACGCCGTATGCAATCGCGTTTGGACCGGCTGGTGACGAACCCCCGCAGCTCCTCTCACGCGGCGGTCCGCAGCCAGGCCGCCGCGCCTCGCGAGGAGCATGCATCGGATCTTGTGGCGAATGAGGTGCTCGGTCAGTGGGCGAAGTCGCTTCGAAGCAGGCCTGGCCGGCTGAACTGGTTCATCATGCTGGCCCGCGAGACCCGGTCCCGTGGTGCGCGCGACGTTCTTGCGCTGTGCGCCACCAGGGGCACCTGCCGATACCGCGATCTGGTGAAGATCGCGGATCAGACGAGGCTGCACCCAGGCGCCCACGAAGAGCTGGCGAAGCTGCGGCGAGTGCTCTGGCGTCCCGGGTTCTTCGCGCTTGCCCGCGTGCTCTACAGTCAGCGTTCCAGCGAATGGGACCTGCGGAACTGCTTGACGTTCTATGAACTCGCCGACCGACTCTATGGCCTCGATGACGTGTTTGATGGTGTCGACCGGTCCCTGTACTCGGATCTGCTGACCTGGGACGGTCAGTATTCTCGGGCCGACGAGCTGCTGGACTATGCCGAGGACAACGAGTGGCGGGCAGACTCGCAGCGCTTCCTGCAGTTCAACGCCGTCAACCCCAACGTCACCGGCGTCGACTACAAGCGACAGGAGTGGCTCACCCGAGTGAACGCGCGCTTCGCCGACAGTGACTTGCAGCCCCTCGAATTCCCCGAGGGTCAGGCGCCCTCCTTCTTCAACATCGCGACCACGGCTCCTGTGCTCACTGAGGAGGATCTTCCGCTGGTCTCGATCATCATGCCGATCTACGAGCCGGATGAAGCCACGGACGTCGCCATCGCCTCGCTGTTGAATCAGAGCTGGAGCAATATTGAAGTTCTCATCATCGATGACGCTTCACCAGCGACATTCCCCGACGGAAGCCCCACCCCTTACCGTGCGCAGCTCGAGGCATGGGCGGATCGTGACAGTCGCATCAAGCTGACCCTCTGTGCCGAGAACCGCGGGGCCTATGCGGTGCGCAACGACGCCTTCGAAGTGGCGAAGGGTGAGTTCGTCACTGTTGCGGACAAGGATGACTGGCACCATCCGCAGAAGATAGAACGCCAAGCGCGTGAGCTGATCGCCAACCCGGCGAAGAACGCGAACATCGTCAACTGGGTCCGCGTGGACGAGGACCTGAAGTTCCTGGTGCGCTGGGGACCTGATCGTGTGGTGCACCCGAGTTTCGCGTCGATCATGTATCGGCGAGAAGTCGTCAAGGCAGACCTGGGGTACTGGGACGCCGTGCGGAAATCCGCGGACGGCGAGTACCGCACGAGGTATGAGATCACCTATGGCGAGAAGCTCGTCGCGGAAGACATGGTGCCCCTCGCATTCTCGCTGCTGGGAGAAGGAAACCTCACCAGCAATGACTTCGGGTTGGGCTACAGGCACCCGGACCGCGAGATCTATCAGGACGCCTACACCGCGTGGCACGAGCAGGTGCAGCTGGGCGCCTCAGGGTTCCTGCCCAAGAACAGCGAGGATCGCGCATGGATCGGACCGCCGTCCTTCCTTCCCGATCGTGACAAGACGCAGGTGCCGCACTACGACGTCATCTACCTCTCCGAATTCGGGCTCTGGGGTGGAAACTCCTTGAGCCTCGTCCAGGAGATCCACGCCTCGCTGAGCGCTGGACTCCGTGTCGGTGTGATCCCGCTGCAGAACGGCCTGGTCCCAGGTGCTGCGCGACGGCGCATGGTCCCCGAGCTGCGCCGACTGTTCCTCGAGGGAAGTGTGGACCGACTGCACCTGCAGCGAAACGTGACCACAGACCTGATCGTCATCCACTGGCCGGCGATCATGCAGCTGCTGCCCAGTGAGCCCTCGTCCATCCAGGCGCGCAAGCTGATCACCGTCGCGAACGAAGCCCCGGCCGTGCTCAGCGCGGTCTACAGCGGCTATGACGTCCACGACGTGGCGGAAAACTGTTTCGAGACCTTCGGCACGCGTCCGTACTGGGCGGCGCAGAGCACCATCATGCGACAGAGCCTGGCGAAGCTGGTTCCGGCTCGAGAGATGGTGCCCGGACTGTGGCACGGCGTCGGCGACCCCATCAGACGACCGTTGACCAAGACCTTCGTCGAGTCCCGGGTTCCCGTGGTCGGGCGGCCGTGGGATGAGGAGGAGCTCAACTGGCCGACGTCCAGCAAGGAGCGGAAAGAGCTATTTCCAAAGGACGGTTCCCGCACAGTCTCTATCAGATCCCAGCTCAGCGCCCTGCAGCGCCAGGAGATTCTGAGCGGGAGCCAGGTGCCTGAGGGGTGGATCATCCAGGACCACTCGGTCAGCGGCTTCCAGGAGTATCTGGACGAGATCGATTTCCTGCTGATCTATCCGGCAGAGGAATGGGACGAATCGATCGAGCCCAGCGTGGTGGAAGCCCTGCGAGCCGGCACCGTGTGCATCGCGTCCCCGCATCTCGAGAAGGAATACGGCGACGCGCTGCTCTACGCGAGTCCGTCTGAACTTCGTCAGGTCATGAAAGCCTGCTTCAACGATGACAGCTATTCGGCTCAGCGCGAGCGCGGCTTCGCGTTCATCGCTGAGCACCGCAGCGCTGCAGAGTACCTGGAGGTGTTGCGTACCCATGCAGAGGCCGCAGTCGAGCACTGA
- a CDS encoding glycosyltransferase: MSRQVELGTPDISVIALVGDHGPWLGESVLSVLSQPGCRLELVLVDHGAPASVWKRCLEHADSDARVRCVRPGPVSEAERWRLGRDVAEGEYLQFLSLPDLLGPHSLLTLFAAAVRESADAVVGRQLLYTPQETLGAEIAWKHVPLHEKPGASDVYTDPGLLGVRGSRGVLLHAVAARSLDLHPGDGRLDAEGSVGVMLLAKLRRVVAVDAVAWIRRTAPGASWQERMAELLSSENEAADQLLRLSSETLWRSFWRSSLDGHLRPLVADVIAKTRGAVFEPVLRQQLLEYLLRRDRSEWMRLQPRLRAGFSLLAEGEPELVAPAWRMWDAREGVASGADLATSARLIRRLARSRFADELAVSRYYSELVIRPGAQQDLEDAQILALGKILRLEEHSARVAVELKDPSDRELTLHQALTRKDPDLLNPPGELPRTVVCHSAALSGEQLELRTLLPSGVTLGSGTVVSSHGQSTPVQLTAETSPGEPDGHWVIRCAVTALEPDVTYTLKVPLSATKAQASAYVHLSEGAEHRIQTAAETLIVDAETPGSRLRIRRHQFTAAQRWWRRREGLSVSRTAR; the protein is encoded by the coding sequence ATGAGCAGGCAGGTCGAGCTCGGCACGCCGGACATCTCAGTCATCGCTCTGGTCGGGGACCACGGGCCATGGCTGGGTGAGTCGGTTCTCTCGGTGCTTTCGCAGCCCGGCTGTCGCTTGGAACTGGTCCTGGTGGATCACGGCGCCCCGGCGAGTGTGTGGAAACGGTGTCTCGAGCATGCCGACTCCGACGCGCGTGTGCGGTGCGTCCGCCCAGGACCGGTCTCCGAGGCTGAGCGTTGGCGGCTTGGGCGCGATGTCGCGGAGGGGGAGTACCTCCAGTTCCTGTCACTGCCAGACCTTCTCGGGCCCCATTCTCTGCTGACGCTCTTCGCCGCCGCGGTGCGGGAGTCTGCGGACGCCGTCGTCGGTCGTCAGCTCCTCTACACCCCGCAGGAGACTCTCGGAGCAGAGATTGCGTGGAAGCATGTTCCGCTGCATGAGAAGCCGGGGGCGTCGGATGTCTACACCGACCCCGGGCTGTTGGGCGTCCGAGGCTCCCGAGGTGTGCTTCTGCATGCGGTGGCTGCTCGCTCCCTCGATCTCCATCCTGGGGACGGCCGTCTCGACGCGGAGGGTTCCGTCGGGGTGATGCTTCTCGCGAAGCTGAGGCGAGTCGTCGCAGTGGACGCCGTGGCGTGGATTCGACGGACCGCGCCGGGTGCAAGCTGGCAGGAACGCATGGCAGAGCTTCTGAGCTCGGAGAATGAGGCTGCGGATCAGTTGCTGAGGCTGAGTTCGGAGACGCTGTGGAGGAGCTTCTGGCGAAGCTCGCTCGATGGTCATCTCCGGCCGCTGGTTGCTGATGTGATCGCGAAGACCAGGGGTGCGGTCTTCGAACCCGTGCTGAGACAGCAGCTCCTCGAATACCTGCTGCGCCGAGATCGCAGCGAGTGGATGCGCCTTCAGCCCCGGCTCAGGGCAGGATTCTCGTTGCTGGCCGAGGGCGAGCCGGAGCTTGTCGCACCTGCGTGGCGGATGTGGGATGCACGCGAGGGAGTCGCTTCAGGAGCTGATCTTGCCACGAGCGCCAGGCTCATCCGTCGCCTCGCGCGGTCCAGGTTCGCCGATGAACTGGCGGTGTCTCGGTACTACTCAGAGCTGGTGATCCGTCCTGGCGCGCAGCAGGACCTCGAAGATGCGCAGATACTCGCGCTGGGGAAGATTCTCCGGCTCGAGGAACATTCTGCGCGTGTGGCGGTGGAGTTGAAGGACCCTTCCGACCGCGAACTCACGCTGCACCAGGCGCTCACCCGCAAAGACCCAGACCTGCTGAACCCCCCGGGAGAACTCCCCAGAACCGTGGTCTGCCACAGCGCGGCCCTCTCCGGCGAACAGCTGGAACTGAGAACTCTTCTTCCCTCCGGTGTGACTCTCGGGTCAGGCACTGTCGTCTCCTCGCACGGACAGTCGACCCCGGTGCAGCTGACCGCAGAGACTTCGCCCGGTGAACCTGACGGGCACTGGGTGATCCGCTGTGCGGTGACGGCGCTGGAACCCGATGTCACCTACACCCTCAAGGTCCCGCTGTCCGCCACGAAGGCTCAGGCCAGTGCGTACGTTCACCTCAGCGAGGGAGCAGAGCACCGGATCCAGACGGCAGCGGAGACGCTGATCGTCGACGCCGAGACGCCCGGGTCTCGCCTCCGGATTCGCCGGCACCAGTTCACGGCTGCCCAAAGGTGGTGGCGTCGCCGCGAAGGGCTCAGCGTCTCGAGAACCGCGAGATGA